tttaaaaaaaaaaattcaaatgcaTTAATTATTTGGGAGTACATCTAGTTCTGTAATTTTGTTTCAAAAAGaagtttcatttttcatttttagaattccaaataattacaaaatcacatcttattttcaaattttcaaaaattatataaagcaaaacaataaaaagatgtttttgttttaattttcctctactaatttagaaaaataaaaaacaagatgcacttttgttgtttgaaaaattcaaaagatCCTTTGATTGACATATAATTACAATAATTTCAAGTAAATGTTTTCAAATTACTAGTTCAACTTAAGGAAATCTCAAAATTTGTGCTACCTCATCAAATATAAAGGGAGTATTTGCAGATATGGAATCTACATACAACAAAAATTATTATTGAGAAAAGAATCTTAATTTAATAACAAAAAATTTGGGGGTTCAAGAATTGACTAAACTACCATTTAACTggctaaaataaaaaattatttatctaATAGTTTAGTTGTGCCTAATATTAAAGTATGGTTTCCATTGCTCAGATATGCATTGATGCATAGCAGCGGTGTTATGTATGTTTAAGATTTCATCATGTAATAACAAGATATTAATGCAGGTTAAGTGATGTGAGATCATTAAAAATGAAATCTTCTCGCTTGTTACATGATGAAATCTTAGGATGCATAACACTGGTGTTGTATGGATTAATGCATCGCAGAGGAGTTGGGGCCTTAAAATTgtctaaaaaattgaaaataaactaaatttagaTTCAGTTTTGATCAAAGCACCGGTGTTATGTATAAGATTTCATCATGTAATAACAATATATTAATGCAGGTTAAGTGATGTGAGATAATTATTGGATAAAAACTATTTATCCAATAATTTAGTTGTGCTTGATATTACATCATGAAATCTTAGGATGCATAACACTAATGCATAACACTGCAATGTCTAGGTGAAATatataaagaaatatatattttaagtaAGCTTTATTGTtagagaaatataaaaaaaatttataattcttttatactttaaaaaaaaaaaatcaattattttATACCTCTTTTATatctgtcttttttttttttttttttattgttatatatatgCTTGTGCAACCATACAAATGAGTGAGGTCAAAATAGAAAATTTCCTTTCTTAGAAGTCATGCTAACCTTGGACTGAAGGGGTAAGAGAAATTATccttttcaacaaaaaaaaaagtttataaaattatcATCTAGTACGAACAAAAGGCATTCTCAAAAGTTTACCTAGTAAGATATCTGTTGCCAAGATGTTATCCAGTGTAAGTGTGGAGAATGACTTCTGCAGATGTGGCGTTTCAATTGATAATTTTTGTGAAACTTGTCGCATTGTTGGTCGAATTTGAGGATTAAAGTACAAGCATGCAAATGCTACCTTCACAATCTGGACCACTTCATTTGCAAGTTTACTTGTAGGAGGTGATAGGCGTTGGTCTACCACATCTTTCAACAGTACATGGTGAGTggataatgatgatgatgttgatggTAATGACGAGGAGAATGGTAGAGATGAGATGAGATCACCTGGATGTCTTCCCATAATTACTTCCATTGACACTACTCCAAAACTATAAACATCACACTTCTCTGTCACTTTCATCGTATAGGAAAGCTCTGCATGCAAAAGATTGTTTTATTTAGTTAATTATAGTTTCTTACATTTACTCATAAAGGTTGTTATTATACACTATTATTGTTGCATAAAGAGACCAAGTTTTGAATAACGTTCTGTTTGAAAAAGAGGTTGGCATCATGTCTATTAGTCTTTTAATCACAATTGTAACAAAATTAAGATTCGTtataaaagaaaatacaaattgTATCCTTTTTGGGTACGGACATGTGCCAATCCATTAGAATTCGAATGTTGAGATGTTAATCACAACTCCTAATAGTGAGTTTTGAGATATATAGGGTAAGGGAAATTGCGAgttaatcattgaaaatacatttAATAAAATAAGATCCTTTACTTGGATGTGCATTAAATAAGATCCTTTATTTGGATCTCGTTGCTCGCCCTtgtattgattttttaaaatagagACCAAAGGTTATTTAACATAATGAAATGAATAAATTTAACATTATCACAAACTAGTTGTATAAAACACATTTAAGTTTATCATAGCTtaacaagaaaattttttttcaaggCTAATGATCATAGCTTAAAATgttaagaatattttaaaatatatcctTTTAAAATACTCAAATGTGGGAACTAATTACGAATTTCAATTAAGGGACAGAcgtttaagaattttttttttaaaagttctatagatttttatattttcattgtagcaaaacacaaaaataaaaaaattataatctcttcataaattttttttttaaaaaggatttATTCTGTACTTCTTTTTGTATATAGTTCTTATTACTTTGCATTGAAACCTAGAAAGGAAGGTGAAGATAGAGAATAAATAATTACCTGGAGCTGTGTATCCAATTGTCCCAGCCAATGAACTCCAATTGGAGGAATCAGGCTTTAAAAGCCTAGCAGTCCCAAAATCAGACACATGAGCTTCGTACTCCAAATCCAACAAAACATTGTTACTGGATATGTCACGATGAATTATGGGGGGTGAACAATCATGGTGCATGTAGGACAAAGCATTTGCAATTCCTCTCACCACATTTACCCTCCTACTCCAATTCAACTCCATTGCTTGTTCTCGATTACCATTGCTTAGCATCTTCCCCAAGCTTCCTCTCTCTATAAACTCGTAAACAAGAAGTGATTGCTCTACATGTGAGCAAAAACCATAAAGCTTCACAATGTTTCGATGG
The Malania oleifera isolate guangnan ecotype guangnan chromosome 13, ASM2987363v1, whole genome shotgun sequence DNA segment above includes these coding regions:
- the LOC131146269 gene encoding MDIS1-interacting receptor like kinase 2-like; the encoded protein is MILTIVSIMAIVFVILIMIGIFFLLNSGEKKMDNQPREMQNENIFAVWRYDGKMVYEQIVEATEGFNSKYCIGVGGYGVVYKAKLPSTGQVVAVKKLHPLQDDESMDNSKAFESEVRALTEICHRNIVKLYGFCSHVEQSLLVYEFIERGSLGKMLSNGNREQAMELNWSRRVNVVRGIANALSYMHHDCSPPIIHRDISSNNVLLDLEYEAHVSDFGTARLLKPDSSNWSSLAGTIGYTAPELSYTMKVTEKCDVYSFGVVSMEVIMGRHPGDLISSLPFSSSLPSTSSSLSTHHVLLKDVVDQRLSPPTSKLANEVVQIVKVAFACLYFNPQIRPTMRQVSQKLSIETPHLQKSFSTLTLDNILATDILLDILARRI